A region from the Planctomycetia bacterium genome encodes:
- a CDS encoding SMP-30/gluconolactonase/LRE family protein, whose translation MRFSILLLIFSNLAAGCSSSNQEPDLVWGKRGIRPGDFIKPRAVTIGKDSAGNEELYIVDFAGRIQAFDLNGKPLRNWNTPSIENGRPAGLAWSSKLQQLLVADSHYQRILCYSPTGQLLKTITGDSTALGPFQYIGDIVEDREGNWYISEFGNEEQDRIRKLTPEGKLISSWGSHGTETGQFSRPRGLAISEANELFVADSCNHRIQVFDLHGKPLRTIGNHGSEPGQLQYPYDVTIGTQNEICITEWGQNRVQRFTMDGKSLGIWGKPGRNPGCLFQPWGSCVSRSGQVFVLDSENHRVQRFTW comes from the coding sequence ATGAGATTTTCTATTCTGCTGCTGATTTTCTCGAACCTAGCTGCAGGCTGCTCTTCATCCAACCAGGAGCCCGATCTTGTCTGGGGCAAGCGCGGCATTCGGCCTGGTGATTTCATCAAGCCTCGCGCCGTTACCATCGGTAAAGACTCTGCTGGCAATGAGGAACTCTACATCGTTGATTTTGCAGGCCGCATTCAGGCATTTGACCTGAATGGCAAACCTTTAAGAAACTGGAATACACCTTCTATCGAGAATGGCAGACCGGCAGGACTAGCCTGGTCGTCGAAGTTACAACAATTGCTGGTTGCTGATTCACATTATCAACGTATTCTCTGTTATTCGCCGACCGGACAACTGCTCAAAACCATTACTGGCGACAGTACAGCGCTGGGGCCTTTCCAGTATATTGGCGACATTGTCGAAGACAGGGAAGGCAACTGGTATATCAGCGAATTCGGTAATGAGGAGCAGGATCGTATCAGAAAGCTGACTCCTGAAGGTAAACTGATTTCATCCTGGGGAAGCCATGGGACTGAAACTGGTCAGTTCAGCAGACCACGTGGATTGGCTATTAGTGAGGCCAATGAGTTGTTCGTTGCAGATTCGTGCAACCACCGTATCCAGGTGTTTGATCTCCATGGAAAACCATTGCGAACCATTGGAAATCATGGCAGTGAACCAGGTCAATTACAGTATCCTTACGATGTAACCATCGGCACTCAGAACGAAATCTGCATTACCGAATGGGGGCAGAATCGTGTTCAGAGGTTTACCATGGATGGCAAGAGCCTTGGAATCTGGGGGAAGCCAGGCAGAAATCCGGGATGTTTATTTCAGCCTTGGGGATCGTGTGTCAGTCGATCGGGCCAGGTTTTTGTTCTCGACAGCGAGAATCATCGTGTACAGCGGTTCACATGGTAG
- a CDS encoding PAS domain S-box protein, which yields MHNAIRYLITLLLFIPVAVTGLLFLQGNDELQNTLLITYTTSCISIVVWLIYSSRMVKLERHAKTIINAIQSGKENDQAIVEPLQQSAVPFDPIYQALLVVSQKLSERRRQMRDNLDKVGAILVAITHGRPINSDMYEFDLPDADDKTLLLGSLSQMVSTYHHTKHRGDVFAHVLRESPIAMLITDEQYQIKTMNPAAEKLFGSSSQNSAMQNLKDYFVPPPIKNHQQHLKKIVLDGEEALQALQQGKHEVFTTIRTRNGQLHLIGLRASFGQKCLFVIRERSKDKSHSFHDSSLLSVTVESSQAI from the coding sequence GTGCACAACGCCATCCGTTACCTGATAACGCTGCTGCTTTTCATACCCGTTGCGGTAACCGGGCTGTTGTTCTTGCAAGGCAACGATGAACTGCAAAATACGCTCTTGATAACGTACACCACATCGTGCATCTCAATCGTTGTCTGGCTGATTTATTCATCGCGCATGGTGAAACTGGAGCGCCACGCCAAAACAATTATTAATGCAATTCAATCAGGCAAGGAAAACGACCAGGCTATCGTCGAACCGCTGCAGCAATCTGCCGTACCTTTTGATCCTATTTATCAGGCATTGCTGGTAGTCTCACAGAAGCTATCGGAACGTCGCCGGCAGATGCGTGATAACCTCGACAAAGTAGGCGCTATACTGGTAGCCATCACGCATGGCAGGCCCATTAATTCTGACATGTATGAATTCGATCTGCCTGATGCCGATGACAAAACGCTACTGCTGGGCAGCTTGTCACAAATGGTTTCCACGTACCATCATACCAAGCATCGAGGCGATGTCTTTGCCCATGTGCTGCGTGAATCTCCCATTGCCATGCTGATTACCGATGAACAATACCAGATAAAAACCATGAACCCTGCTGCAGAGAAATTGTTCGGCAGTTCATCGCAGAATTCTGCCATGCAGAATCTGAAAGACTACTTTGTTCCCCCACCCATCAAGAATCATCAACAACATCTGAAAAAAATTGTGCTCGACGGCGAGGAAGCATTACAGGCATTGCAGCAAGGCAAGCATGAAGTTTTTACGACGATCCGAACTCGTAACGGCCAACTTCACCTGATCGGGCTACGCGCTTCCTTTGGCCAAAAATGTTTGTTTGTGATACGGGAAAGAAGCAAGGATAAATCGCATTCCTTTCATGATTCGTCATTACTATCGGTCACTGTTGAAAGTTCGCAAGCAATATAA
- the rsgA gene encoding ribosome small subunit-dependent GTPase A: protein MADPKKIRVDLRKNRSKPPREKGWTRDFREDSDQNYHSTERIRAKGDLSRKRTIITDQKTDGDSQPDDTIMPSIDVSQCQLGRVVRVHGLQNVIMTEDGTEYRCTVRRVLKNLSIDERNVVTTGDKVWIQTAANQEGVIEKIEPRYGILTRKSWKREHVLVANVDQLVIVAALAEPYLKPHLIDRYLVAASMGQLKPVICLNKADLVNQADFQSILGLYRQLGIPTILTSATTHTGIEELKDLLKDCQTVFSGQSGVGKTSLLNAIQPGLELLVREVSETNQKGKHTTTTAELIKLHFGGWVVDTPGIRQFDLWNVVPPELDGHFPEFRPFVTACGFPGCSHLQEENCAVKQAVEEGWIDPQRYYSYCGIYQGTESQEWSE, encoded by the coding sequence ATGGCTGACCCCAAGAAAATACGAGTTGACCTGCGAAAGAATCGATCGAAGCCACCACGAGAAAAAGGCTGGACTCGCGATTTCAGGGAGGATTCCGATCAAAATTACCATTCCACTGAACGCATACGTGCCAAGGGTGATTTATCTCGCAAGAGAACGATTATCACAGATCAGAAGACAGATGGTGACTCGCAGCCTGACGATACCATCATGCCTTCGATTGATGTATCACAGTGTCAGCTTGGCAGAGTAGTCAGGGTCCATGGCCTGCAAAACGTTATCATGACTGAAGATGGCACGGAATATCGGTGTACCGTACGTCGTGTATTGAAAAACCTGTCCATTGATGAACGCAACGTGGTGACGACGGGTGATAAAGTCTGGATACAAACAGCCGCCAATCAAGAAGGCGTCATCGAGAAAATTGAACCGCGATATGGAATACTGACCAGAAAATCGTGGAAGCGTGAACATGTGCTGGTCGCCAATGTCGATCAGCTTGTTATTGTTGCAGCACTGGCTGAGCCATATTTGAAGCCTCATTTAATTGATCGGTATCTTGTCGCAGCATCTATGGGGCAACTTAAACCCGTCATCTGCCTCAACAAAGCTGACTTGGTTAACCAGGCTGATTTTCAATCAATCCTGGGGTTGTACAGGCAACTTGGCATACCCACCATCCTGACCAGCGCGACGACTCACACGGGAATTGAAGAACTAAAAGACCTGCTTAAAGACTGCCAGACCGTTTTTTCAGGACAAAGTGGTGTTGGAAAGACATCTTTGCTGAATGCCATTCAGCCCGGTCTGGAATTGCTGGTACGCGAGGTGAGCGAAACAAACCAGAAGGGCAAGCACACTACCACGACTGCTGAGTTGATTAAACTCCACTTTGGTGGATGGGTTGTTGATACGCCTGGGATCAGACAATTCGATTTGTGGAATGTCGTTCCACCTGAGCTTGATGGGCATTTTCCTGAATTTCGTCCATTTGTGACAGCGTGTGGTTTTCCAGGCTGCTCTCATCTTCAGGAAGAAAATTGTGCTGTGAAGCAGGCAGTGGAAGAAGGATGGATTGATCCACAACGATATTACAGTTATTGTGGCATCTATCAGGGAACGGAATCTCAGGAGTGGTCAGAATGA
- a CDS encoding TIGR03067 domain-containing protein translates to MMLVLLSMCCLLPQDSIAQEVQKLNGTWHVVRSETDGKDFSSRLKGYQYVFDGQFIKLLDAKGKAVLRSDNKPDERPFLINVLTNPKTMDMTIQIKSKSFMSLGIYRLEGDELQLCFAEPGSQRPNAFQSKDGTTLIALKRAKK, encoded by the coding sequence ATGATGTTGGTTCTACTTTCAATGTGTTGCCTGTTGCCCCAGGATTCCATTGCTCAGGAAGTGCAAAAACTGAATGGAACCTGGCATGTAGTCCGCTCGGAAACTGACGGCAAAGATTTTTCTTCACGGCTCAAAGGCTATCAGTATGTATTTGATGGCCAATTCATCAAGCTGCTGGATGCCAAAGGCAAAGCTGTACTGCGATCTGACAATAAGCCCGATGAACGACCATTCCTGATCAATGTACTGACTAATCCCAAAACCATGGACATGACGATACAGATCAAATCCAAGTCGTTCATGTCGCTGGGCATCTATCGACTTGAAGGCGATGAACTGCAGCTTTGCTTCGCTGAACCAGGAAGTCAGCGGCCAAATGCATTTCAAAGCAAAGATGGCACGACGCTGATAGCGCTGAAACGTGCCAAAAAATAG
- a CDS encoding insulinase family protein, with the protein MQFHHQRLANGLQVIGETNSGAKSVALGFFVKTGARDESPELAGVSHFLEHMVFKGTPRRTSLDVNREFDAIGANHNAYTSEENTVFYAALLPEYLPQAVDILADILRPSLRTDDFDMEKKVILEEISMYEDQPMWSAYDASKSLFFQKHPLGNRVLGTNETVSALTSQQMRDYFNSRYVASNISVVAAGQFDFQKLYQLVEERCAQWENGPTPRDIPAIGSPSELQVIRKEKVTQEHLMFWMGGPPASSELRYAAEVLAGAIGDDTGSRLYWSLIDPGHADSVDFSYHEYQGAGANLGYCGGDPDQAAANLKRYLDVLREVQQNGITEKEMNLARAKLASRVIRGNERPMGRMSSVSFNWNYLNEYRTADDELASIDAVTLKSIRILLDTYPIDKPTVLAYGPLESTNIKID; encoded by the coding sequence ATTCAATTTCATCATCAACGGCTGGCAAATGGTCTTCAGGTTATTGGCGAAACCAATTCCGGCGCAAAATCGGTGGCTCTCGGTTTCTTTGTCAAAACTGGAGCACGGGATGAGTCACCCGAACTGGCTGGCGTCTCCCATTTCCTTGAACACATGGTTTTCAAGGGAACCCCACGCCGCACATCACTCGATGTCAATCGTGAGTTTGATGCCATCGGCGCCAACCACAATGCTTACACCAGCGAAGAGAATACAGTTTTCTATGCAGCCCTATTGCCTGAATACCTGCCACAGGCCGTAGACATTCTGGCAGATATCCTGCGCCCCAGTCTGCGCACCGACGATTTTGACATGGAAAAGAAGGTGATCCTCGAAGAAATCAGCATGTACGAAGATCAGCCTATGTGGTCGGCGTACGATGCTTCCAAAAGCCTGTTTTTTCAGAAACATCCTCTGGGAAATCGTGTCCTGGGAACGAATGAAACAGTTTCAGCACTAACCAGCCAGCAAATGAGAGATTATTTCAACTCCAGGTATGTTGCCTCCAATATTTCAGTCGTGGCAGCAGGGCAGTTTGACTTTCAGAAGCTGTACCAGTTGGTCGAAGAACGCTGTGCCCAGTGGGAGAATGGTCCAACTCCACGCGACATACCTGCAATAGGTTCGCCATCTGAATTACAGGTTATCCGCAAGGAAAAAGTAACGCAGGAACATTTGATGTTCTGGATGGGAGGGCCGCCTGCATCCTCTGAATTACGCTATGCAGCAGAAGTGTTGGCTGGTGCTATTGGAGATGATACCGGCAGCAGGCTCTATTGGTCATTGATCGATCCAGGGCATGCGGATTCTGTTGATTTCTCCTATCACGAGTACCAGGGCGCTGGCGCCAACCTCGGGTATTGTGGCGGCGATCCTGACCAGGCTGCTGCGAATCTCAAGCGTTATCTCGATGTGCTGCGCGAAGTTCAACAGAACGGCATCACGGAAAAAGAAATGAACCTCGCTCGGGCCAAACTGGCATCGCGGGTCATTCGAGGCAACGAACGACCCATGGGGCGCATGAGCAGTGTCAGCTTCAACTGGAATTATCTCAATGAGTATCGCACTGCTGACGATGAACTGGCATCGATCGATGCTGTTACTCTCAAATCCATACGCATCTTGCTTGATACTTATCCCATTGATAAGCCAACGGTTCTTGCCTATGGGCCGTTGGAATCGACTAATATCAAGATAGACTAA
- a CDS encoding YkgJ family cysteine cluster protein gives MEHQAKFEKPWYEDGLRFSCTRCGNCCRGPGYVWVDDAEVELLANHFELSYDQFCKMYTRKIGKNRSLRDQANEDCIFFDQQSGCLVYNVRPIQCRTWPFWPRNLQSPEDWKTTQKRCPGSDHGELFTLEQITSRLQQMKKSK, from the coding sequence ATGGAACATCAAGCGAAGTTTGAGAAACCCTGGTACGAAGACGGCTTGCGATTTTCGTGCACTCGTTGTGGCAATTGCTGTCGAGGGCCGGGATATGTCTGGGTCGATGATGCGGAAGTCGAGTTACTCGCCAATCATTTTGAACTGAGTTATGATCAGTTCTGCAAAATGTACACTCGAAAAATCGGCAAGAACCGCAGTCTACGCGACCAGGCCAACGAAGATTGCATTTTCTTCGATCAGCAGTCCGGTTGTCTCGTCTACAATGTCAGGCCAATACAATGCCGCACCTGGCCATTCTGGCCCCGCAACCTGCAATCTCCCGAAGATTGGAAGACAACACAGAAGCGATGTCCGGGCAGCGATCATGGTGAGTTATTTACCCTGGAGCAGATTACTTCCAGATTGCAGCAAATGAAGAAATCGAAATGA
- a CDS encoding alpha-1,4-glucan--maltose-1-phosphate maltosyltransferase, with translation MQRLNEDRIRFADVQPSVDGGKYPVKRLLGDAVDIKATIFRDGTDVIGAAIRYHHEATREYKHATLKNLGNDLWQGHFIVDQLGTYQFSLVAWTDVFATWQDLVRRKWKAGDYQLRVDFQEGATLLRDLADRVPRGAPRVPLMQAALLLGDPHHSFEESIAVALNPVFTEISQAYPDHARMVSTRQVFLIEVDPVYAGFGAWYELFPRSQSLIPGKHGTLRDVLRRLPELREMGFDVVYLPPIHPIGLTNRKGKNNSPDAEPDDVGSPWAIGNWQGGHDAIEPALGTLDDFRMLMGVAQAHQIEIALDFALNCSPDHPYVQECPQWFKHRPDGTIAYAENPPKKYQDVFPLNFDTPDWPALWQEILRIVQFWVDQGVRLFRVDNPHTKPVGMWEWLINQVKRKHPDVVFLSEAFTRPAMMKELAKIGFGQSYTYFTWKNTRTELAEYLTELTTTEMVEYFRPNFFVNTPDILHAYLQKGGKGSFAVRFILASLLSPLYGMYSGFEFYENKPVQEGSEEYHDSEKYEIKQRPVNMAGSLKPLIKLINQARRTHPALQQFRNLKLHEVDNKHLFCFSKSTSDFSDRIIVVVNLDPLHPHEGFVELDMQYLGLKSDQTFLVHDLITNQSWNWKGPKNYVRLDPQISVAHIFVVRVPILKEIRIDSSTIDKNAIHASNRHQEQLNDDSLVEL, from the coding sequence ATGCAGCGGCTGAATGAAGATCGCATTCGTTTTGCAGATGTGCAGCCTTCGGTCGATGGTGGAAAGTATCCCGTCAAGCGTTTGCTCGGTGATGCTGTAGATATTAAAGCGACAATCTTCCGTGATGGTACGGATGTCATTGGGGCAGCTATCCGGTATCATCATGAGGCAACTCGTGAATACAAACATGCTACGTTGAAAAATCTTGGTAATGATCTGTGGCAAGGTCATTTCATTGTTGATCAGCTTGGAACGTATCAATTCTCGCTGGTCGCCTGGACAGATGTATTTGCCACCTGGCAGGATCTGGTACGTCGAAAATGGAAGGCAGGCGATTATCAACTACGTGTGGATTTTCAGGAAGGTGCAACCTTGTTGCGTGATCTTGCTGACAGGGTGCCTCGTGGCGCACCGCGTGTTCCGTTGATGCAGGCAGCACTTCTCCTGGGTGATCCGCACCATTCCTTTGAAGAATCCATTGCGGTAGCGCTAAACCCAGTCTTTACCGAAATCAGCCAGGCATATCCTGATCATGCAAGAATGGTATCAACCCGCCAGGTTTTTCTCATTGAAGTTGATCCGGTGTATGCCGGCTTCGGGGCCTGGTATGAATTATTTCCGCGATCACAATCGCTGATTCCCGGCAAGCATGGCACGTTGCGTGATGTTTTGCGTCGATTGCCTGAACTGCGTGAAATGGGGTTTGATGTAGTTTACCTGCCACCTATTCATCCCATTGGGCTGACCAATCGAAAAGGGAAGAATAACTCACCTGATGCTGAGCCCGACGATGTGGGTTCTCCCTGGGCAATCGGAAACTGGCAGGGCGGTCACGATGCAATCGAACCGGCCTTAGGAACGCTGGATGATTTTCGCATGCTCATGGGGGTTGCCCAGGCACATCAGATAGAAATCGCACTTGATTTTGCACTGAATTGTTCTCCTGATCATCCCTATGTTCAGGAATGCCCGCAGTGGTTCAAACACAGACCTGATGGCACCATTGCTTACGCAGAAAACCCGCCCAAGAAATATCAGGATGTCTTCCCTCTGAATTTTGATACCCCCGATTGGCCTGCACTCTGGCAGGAAATACTTCGCATCGTTCAGTTCTGGGTCGATCAAGGTGTCCGATTGTTTCGTGTTGATAATCCTCATACCAAGCCGGTTGGCATGTGGGAATGGTTGATCAATCAGGTCAAACGCAAACATCCAGATGTGGTGTTCCTTTCCGAGGCTTTCACCAGGCCTGCCATGATGAAAGAACTGGCTAAAATCGGTTTTGGCCAGAGTTACACCTATTTCACTTGGAAAAATACCAGGACGGAGCTGGCAGAATACCTGACTGAATTGACAACGACCGAAATGGTTGAATATTTCAGGCCAAACTTTTTCGTTAACACACCGGATATCCTGCATGCCTATCTGCAAAAGGGAGGCAAAGGATCTTTTGCAGTTCGCTTCATTCTGGCAAGCCTGTTGTCACCACTTTATGGAATGTACAGCGGTTTTGAATTTTACGAGAACAAACCCGTTCAAGAGGGTAGTGAAGAATATCACGATTCGGAAAAGTACGAAATCAAACAGCGACCTGTGAACATGGCAGGCAGCTTGAAACCCCTAATCAAACTGATTAACCAGGCCAGGCGTACACATCCTGCCTTGCAGCAATTCCGCAACCTGAAACTGCATGAAGTGGATAATAAGCACTTATTCTGTTTCAGTAAATCAACCAGCGACTTTAGTGATCGCATCATAGTCGTGGTCAATCTTGACCCCTTGCACCCTCACGAGGGATTCGTTGAACTCGATATGCAGTACTTGGGATTAAAGAGCGATCAGACATTTCTGGTGCATGATCTGATAACCAATCAATCGTGGAACTGGAAGGGGCCAAAAAACTACGTGCGACTCGATCCGCAGATTTCGGTAGCACATATCTTCGTAGTCCGAGTGCCCATTCTGAAGGAAATCAGGATTGATTCTTCTACGATTGATAAAAATGCAATCCATGCATCCAATCGACACCAGGAGCAATTAAACGACGACTCGCTGGTAGAGCTTTAA